A DNA window from Pongo abelii isolate AG06213 chromosome 2, NHGRI_mPonAbe1-v2.0_pri, whole genome shotgun sequence contains the following coding sequences:
- the CLEC3B gene encoding tetranectin isoform X1 — protein MELWGAYLLLCLFSLLTQVTTEPPTQKPKKIVNAKKDVVNMKMFEELKSRLDTLAQEVALLKEQQALQTVCLKGTKVHMKCFLAFTQTKTFHEASEDCISRGGTLGTPQTGSENDALYEYLRQSVGNEAEIWLGLNDMAAEGTWVDMTGARIAYKNWETEITAQPDGGKTENCAVLSGAANGKWFDKRCRDQLPYICQFGIV, from the exons ATGGAGCTCTGGGGTGCCtacctcctcctctgcctcttctccctcctgACCCAGGTCACCACCGAGCCACCAACCCAGAAGCCCAAGAAGATTGTAAATGCCAAGAAAG ATGTTGTGAACATGAAGATGTTTGAGGAGCTCAAGAGCCGTCTGGACACCCTGGCCCAGGAGGTGGCCCTGCTGAAGGAGCAGCAGGCCCTGCAGACGG TCTGCCTGAAGGGGACCAAGGTGCACATGAAATGCTTTCTGGCCTTCACCCAGACGAAGACCTTCCACGAGGCCAGCGAGGACTGCATCTCGCGCGGGGGCACCCTGGGCACTCCTCAGACTGGCTCGGAGAATGACGCCCTGTATGAGTACCTGCGCCAGAGCGTGGGCAACGAGGCCGAGATCTGGCTGGGCCTCAACGACATGGCGGCCGAGGGCACCTGGGTGGACATGACCGGCGCCCGCATCGCCTACAAGAACTGGGAGACTGAGATCACCGCGCAACCCGACGGCGGCAAGACCGAGAACTGCGCGGTCCTCTCAGGCGCGGCCAATGGCAAGTGGTTCGACAAGCGCTGCCGCGATCAGCTGCCCTACATCTGCCAGTTCGGGATCGTGTAG
- the CLEC3B gene encoding tetranectin isoform X2, with translation MKMFEELKSRLDTLAQEVALLKEQQALQTVCLKGTKVHMKCFLAFTQTKTFHEASEDCISRGGTLGTPQTGSENDALYEYLRQSVGNEAEIWLGLNDMAAEGTWVDMTGARIAYKNWETEITAQPDGGKTENCAVLSGAANGKWFDKRCRDQLPYICQFGIV, from the exons ATGAAGATGTTTGAGGAGCTCAAGAGCCGTCTGGACACCCTGGCCCAGGAGGTGGCCCTGCTGAAGGAGCAGCAGGCCCTGCAGACGG TCTGCCTGAAGGGGACCAAGGTGCACATGAAATGCTTTCTGGCCTTCACCCAGACGAAGACCTTCCACGAGGCCAGCGAGGACTGCATCTCGCGCGGGGGCACCCTGGGCACTCCTCAGACTGGCTCGGAGAATGACGCCCTGTATGAGTACCTGCGCCAGAGCGTGGGCAACGAGGCCGAGATCTGGCTGGGCCTCAACGACATGGCGGCCGAGGGCACCTGGGTGGACATGACCGGCGCCCGCATCGCCTACAAGAACTGGGAGACTGAGATCACCGCGCAACCCGACGGCGGCAAGACCGAGAACTGCGCGGTCCTCTCAGGCGCGGCCAATGGCAAGTGGTTCGACAAGCGCTGCCGCGATCAGCTGCCCTACATCTGCCAGTTCGGGATCGTGTAG